Proteins from a genomic interval of Amphiura filiformis chromosome 9, Afil_fr2py, whole genome shotgun sequence:
- the LOC140160850 gene encoding uncharacterized protein: MKKVGRSGVITVKDGKTLNDEVEIIEGMKFDRGYISPYFINTVKGQKVQYEDALLLLSEKKISSIQSIVPALELANAQRRPLIIIAEDIDGEALTTLVVNRLKVGLQIAAVKAPGFGDNRKNQLHDMAIATGGIVFGDEGLDVKIEDVQLQDLGQVGEIVITKDDTLILKGKGDQAAVDRRVSEIQDAVEDTTSEYEKEKLNERLAKLSDGVAILKVGGSSDVEVNEKKDRVNDALCATRAAVEEGIVVGGGVALLRCLPVLDNVKTANNDQKKGVDIIRRSLRIPCQTIAKNAGIEGSLVVEKVLAAGEEIGYDAMKDEYVDMVKAGIIDPTNNITFLVFVIITCITILAVKSEQDTTCPSRTDGDHQEDCSQKLKDHPGNYKLAKSEDSDIYGTDTLRLAMVGMTGTGKSTLGNTIFSSGWVWVSDTLKSIKRPFRSKTSSESVTTNCERKDGVVLGGQKVSIVDTPGLFDTRYSYEKTLNTLMKGIYLIAPGPHAILLVITAGRFTEEVVRGVQQIKDIFGEDSINFMIIVFTHVDSFLDDSDDDDEEDKSEDKKLELMSSKLDEFVNGIPPGPCRQLLEDCKMRYIGVSNQFKPTSNENRQQVERLLSMVKEITKNNGGRCYSTEMLERAHEINEEKRETIEAEEAAKRAEEAEQKARQERNEEEIRKLQGKLQRNEEEEEERRRQKEEQREKEEERRRNKEERRRKEEERQRKEEKLREDVREKSGWCFAMDSMVRVQDSQGRDMLKSLEDLAIGDLVQSYDPETKSVTYAPVYYIIYKDEYDHRSTLRELFYQGTDGKERSLRLHGKHLLYATINSSAPLDSEDPPLTPIMSEKLNIGDILWVINEDTSELCPRRIFKIGDIEANVRHPMTMNHTIIVDGVLASVHTHNEWLLRQATVPLRLLYNISPSLSDLWLSKKAVQAWDYVEQYLLE; this comes from the exons GTGATCACAGTAAAAGATGGTAAAACCCTAAATGATGAAGTTGAAATTATTGAAGGAATGAAGTTTGACCGTGGATACATCTCACCATATTTCATTAATACCGTAAAAG GTCAAAAGGTCCAATATGAAGATGCATTGTTGTTGCTAAGTGAGAAGAAGATTTCCAGTATTCAGTCCATTGTACCTGCTTTGGAACTGGCTAATGCACAACGTAGACCACTTATTATCATCGCTGAAGACATTGATGGTGAAGCTCTCACTACCCTGGTTGTAAATAG gtTAAAGGTTGGTCTTCAGATTGCTGCAGTCAAAGCCCCAGGATTTGGTGACAACAGAAAGAACCAGCTCCATGATATGGCTATTGCTACAGGTGGTATT GTGTTTGGTGATGAAGGTCTTGATGTTAAGATTGAGGATGTGCAACTACAAGACTTGGGTCAGGTTGGAGAGATTGTCATCACCAAAGATGACACACTTATCCTTAAG GGTAAAGGTGACCAGGCAGCTGTTGATAGGAGAGTAAGCGAGATTCAGGATGCTGTGGAAGATACTACGTCAGAATATGAGAAAGAAAAGCTGAATGAGAGACTAGCCAAATTATCTGATGGTGTTGCCATCTTAAAG GTTGGAGGCTCTAGTGATGTTGAGGTGAATGAGAAGAAAGACCGTGTCAACGATGCATTGTGTGCAACAAGAGCAGCTGTTGAAGAAGGAATTGTGGTTGGTGGCGGTGTAGCACTCCTCAGATGTTTACCAGTGTTGGATAATGTTAAGACTGCAAATAATGACCAAAAAAAAG GTGTTGACATTATCCGTCGTTCTCTAAGAATCCCCTGCCAGACCATTGCCAAGAATGCAGGCATTGAAGGTTCCCTGGTTGTAGAAAAGGTGCTAGCAGCAGGAGAGGAAATTGGTTATGATGCAATGAAGGATGAATATGTAGACATGGTTAAGGCTGGCATCATTGATCCAACAAAC aatATTACTTTCCTAGTGTTTGTGATCATCACATGTATTACCATTTTGGCTGTCAAATCAGAGCAAGATACAACATGTCCTTCCAGAACCGATGGGGATCATCAGGAAGACTGTTCACAAAAGCTGAAG GACCACCCAGGAAATTACAAATTAGCAAAATCGGAGGATTCGGATATATATG GAACCGATACCCTACGTCTGGCTATGGTCGGCATGACTGGGACTGGCAAAAGCACACTGGGCAACACCATATTTAGTTCTGGATGGGTTTGGGTTTCGGACACTTTGAAATCAATCAAACGCCCGTTCAGGAGTAAAACCAGTTCAGAATCAGTCACTACCAACTGCGAAAGAAAGGATGGTGTTGTTTTGGGTGGCCAAAAAGTTTCAATAGTTGATACACCAGGCTTATTTGACACAAGGTATTCCTATGAAAAAACATTAAATACATTGATGAAAGGTATTTATCTCATTGCGCCAGGTCCCCATGCAATCCTTCTTGTCATTACAGCAGGACGTTTTACAGAAGAGGTTGTTCGTGGTGTTCAGCAGATAAAGGACATTTTCGGCGAAGATTCTATCAACTTtatgataattgttttcacaCATGTTGATAGTTTTTTGGATGATAGTGATGACGACGATGAGGAGGACAAATCTGAAGATAAAAAGCTAGAGCTTATGTCGTCTAAGCTGGATGAATTTGTTAATGGAATCCCCCCTGGTCCGTGTCGACAGCTTTTAGAGGATTGCAAAATGCGATATATTGGAGTAAGCAACCAGTTTAAACCCACTTCTAACGAAAATCGACAGCAAGTAGAGCGCCTTCTGTCCATggtaaaagaaataacaaaaaataacggTGGAAGGTGTTACTCTACAGAAATGCTGGAAAGAGCTCACGAAATCAATGAGGAAAAAAGGGAGACGATTGAAGCTGAAGAAGCAGCAAAAAGGGctgaagaagcagaacaaaaggCACGTCAGGAAAGAAATGAAGAAGAAATACGAAAATTGCAAGGGAAACTACAAagaaatgaagaagaagaagaagaacgacGAAGACAGAAAGAAGAACAACGCGAAAAGGAAGAAGAACGACGAAGAAATAAAGAAGAACGACGCAGAAAGGAAGAAGAAcgacaaagaaaggaagaaaaacttAGGGAAG ATGTCAGAGAGAAAAGCGGTTGGTGTTTTGCGATGGATTCAATGGTCCGAGTGCAAGATTCGCAAGGTCGCGATATGCTTAAATCTCTGGAGGATTTAGCTATTGGTGATCTTGTCCAGAGCTACGATCCTGAAACCAAATCTGTCACATACGCACCAGTCTACTACATCATCTACAAAGACGAATATGACCACAGATCTACGTTACGCGAGTTGTTTTACCAGGGCACCGACGGTAAAGAGCGTTCCCTACGTCTTCATGGCAAGCACCTTCTGTACGCTACCATTAATTCGTCGGCACCTCTGGACTCCGAAGACCCTCCATTAACCCCGATCATGTCGGAGAAGCTTAACATCGGCGACATTTTGTGGGTAATTAACGAAGATACCAGTGAGCTTTGTCCTCGTCGGATCTTCAAGATCGGCGATATCGAAGCCAATGTTCGTCATCCTATGACGATGAATCACACCATCATCGTTGATGGCGTATTGGCGTCGGTTCATACACATAACGAATGGCTCCTTAGGCAGGCAACGGTTCCACTGCGTCTGCTCTATAATATCAGCCCCAGTCTGAGCGATCTCTGGCTTTCCAAGAAAGCTGTGCAAGCTTGGGATTATGTGGAACAATATCTTCTTGAGTAA